Proteins encoded within one genomic window of Triticum aestivum cultivar Chinese Spring chromosome 2D, IWGSC CS RefSeq v2.1, whole genome shotgun sequence:
- the LOC123048927 gene encoding peroxidase 2 produces MAKLAAALAVLALLGCMARECQADYGHPSPPPTPCSPGHHSTPPSTASPPSPAPVPSPPASAELVVGYYQKTCHRAEDIVRETVRGANAGIMAGLVRLFFHDCFIRGCDASVLLDLADPSSATEKFGPPNLSLRGFEVIDAAKARIEKECGNVVSCADVLAFAGRDATFFLSNKKVYFDMPAGRYDGLVSLINETLIHLPPPFATVEQLKANFASKGLSADEMVTLSGAHTIGASHCSSFDDDLSDRLNASTSDMDPKLMASLEKQCKSDTGSDNKVVQDIKTPNKLDNKYYKNVLSHEVLFASDAALLTADDTSAAVRANAEDNNVWEEKFKAAMVRMGAIEVKTSADGEIRRSCRVLNTY; encoded by the exons ATGGCCAAGCTCGCCGCCGCCCTGGCCGTGCTCGCGCTGCTCGGCTGCATGGCGCGTGAGTGCCAGGCAGACTATGGGCATCCCAGCCCGCCGCCCACCCCGTGCTCTCCTGGCCATCACTCGACTCCCCCGAGCACAGCTagtcctccttctccggcgcccGTCCCGAGCCCACCAGCCTCGGCGGAGCTCGTGGTCGGCTACTACCAGAAAACGTGCCACCGCGCCGAAGACATCGTGAGGGAGACCGTGCGCGGTGCCAATGCCGGCATCATGGCGGGGCTCGTCCGCCTCTTCTTCCACGACTGCTTCATCAGG GGTTGCGACGCCTCCGTGCTACTCGACCTTGCCGACCCTAGCAGCGCCACGGAGAAGTTCGGCCCCCCGAACCTAAGCCTGCGAGGCTTCGAGGTGATCGATGCAGCAAAGGCTAGGATCGAGAAGGAGTGCGGGAACGTCGTCTCATGCGCCGATGTCTTGGCCTTCGCTGGTCGTGACGCTACCTTCTTCCTCAGCAACAAGAAGGTCTACTTTGACATGCCGGCCGGACGCTACGACGGGCTTGTGTCCCTGATCAACGAGACACTCATCCACCTGCCCCCGCCCTTTGCCACCGTGGAGCAGCTCAAGGCCAACTTTGCCTCCAAGGGGCTCTCCGCCGACGAGATGGTCACCCTCTCCGGTGCACACACCATCGGGGCCTCCCACTGCTCGTCCTTCGACGACGACCTCTCCGACCGCCTCAATGCCAGCACCTCCGACATGGACCCCAAGCTGATGGCGTCTCTAGAGAAGCAGTGCAAGTCAGACACCGGCAGCGACAACAAGGTGGTGCAGGACATCAAGACCCCCAACAAGTTAGACAACAAGTACTATAAGAATGTGCTCAGCCACGAGGTGCTTTTCGCCTCGGACGCTGCGCTCTTGACGGCGGATGACACGAGTGCGGCGGTGCGTGCCAATGCCGAGGATAACAATGTGtgggaggagaagttcaaggcagCAATGGTGAGGATGGGTGCCATCGAGGTCAAGACCAGTGCCGATGGTGAGATCAGGAGGAGCTGCCGTGTCCTCAACACGTACTAA
- the LOC123048926 gene encoding phosphoserine phosphatase, chloroplastic, whose product MHGMASPISVRTSPRHPLSVPRSSLVRSTHASHLVIRVADPLFPCAKLSKARAVVAAVMEVSKAPSSSGLANRQPSKEVLETWRSVNAVCFDVDSTVCLDEGIDELADFCGAGQAVAEWTTKAMTGTVPFEEALAARISLIKPSLSQVEDCLEKRPPRISPGIADLIKTLKANNTEVFLVSGGFRQMIKPVAFDLGIPTENIIANQLLFGSSGEYAGFDPTEPTSRSGGKAVAVQQIRQDHGYNTLVMIGDGATDLEARQPGGADLFICYAGVQMREAVAAKADWTVFEFEELISELS is encoded by the exons ATGCATGGTATGGCCAGTCCGATCAGTGTACGCACCAGCCCGAGGCACCCTCTGTCCGTCCCTCGGTCATCTTTAGTTCGATCCACCCACGCTTCACATTTGGTGATAAGAGTTGCAGATCCATTATTCCCTTGTGCTAAACTCTCGAAAGCGCGCGCTGTCGTGGCAGCAGTGATGGAGGTCTCCAAGGCCCCTTCCTCATCTGGTTTGGCAAACCGCCAGCCATCCAAAG AGGTTCTTGAGACATGGCGCAGTGTCAATGCGGTGTGCTTCGATGTGGATAGCACCGTATGCTTGGATGAGGGTATTGACGAGCTTGCTGATTTCTGTGGGGCTGGGCAGGCAGTTGCCGAGTGGACGACAAA AGCTATGACAGGGACTGTTCCATTTGAAGAGGCTCTTGCTGCCCGGATCTCTTTAATCAAGCCATCTCTGTCCCAAGTTGAGGACTGTTTGGAGAAGAGGCCACCCAG GATTTCTCCTGGAATCGCTGATTTGATTAAGACATTAAAAGCTAATAATACTGAAGTATTCCTTGTGTCAGGAGGTTTCCGGCAAATGATCAAG CCTGTGGCATTTGATCTTGGCATTCCTACTGAAAACATCATAGCAAACCAACTGCTATTTGGATCATCTGGAGAGTATGCTGGATTTGATCCCACAGAGCCCACTTCTCGAAGTGGGGGTAAAGCAGTAGCAGTGCAACAAATAAGACAG GATCATGGTTACAATACACTGGTTATGATTGGAGATGGTGCCACTGATCTTGAG GCTCGGCAACCTGGTGGAGCAGACTTGTTCATCTGTTACGCCGGTGTCCAGATGAGAGAAGCAGTTGCAGCCAAAGCTGACTGGACCGTCTTTGAATTTGAAGAGCTAATTTCTGAATTGTCATAA